One window of Cryobacterium arcticum genomic DNA carries:
- a CDS encoding AAA family ATPase, translating into MSVTQEQADWFAEAFGKLVGNVEQAILGKEHVIRLVVAAMLTNGHVLLEDFPGTGKTVLAKALANTLDGTHSRIQFTPDLLPSDVTGVTIYDQGKGIFEFHKGPIFASIVLADEINRASPKTQSALLEVMEEGRVTVDGVSHEVGSPFMVIATQNPVEQAGTYTLPEAQLDRFLFKTSLGYPDHDTAVTLLLDSSNRARDAGITPIIASSSVVTMAQLASEVFVDAAVLGYLNEIVTATRTDVSSTLGVSMRGALALARAAKTWALSQGRTFVTPDDIRDLAVPVLAHRIMVDPEADFAGVTAEEIVNRILVEVAPPAFRAA; encoded by the coding sequence ATGAGCGTCACACAGGAACAGGCAGACTGGTTCGCCGAGGCGTTCGGCAAGCTGGTCGGAAACGTCGAACAGGCCATTCTGGGCAAGGAGCACGTGATCCGCCTGGTGGTCGCCGCCATGCTCACCAACGGCCACGTGCTGCTGGAGGACTTCCCCGGAACGGGCAAGACCGTGCTCGCCAAGGCCCTGGCGAACACCCTGGACGGCACCCACTCGCGCATCCAGTTCACCCCCGACCTGCTGCCCTCCGACGTCACCGGTGTCACCATCTACGACCAGGGCAAGGGCATCTTCGAGTTCCACAAGGGACCGATCTTCGCCTCGATCGTGCTCGCCGACGAGATCAACCGGGCCAGCCCCAAGACCCAGTCCGCGCTGCTGGAGGTCATGGAGGAGGGCCGGGTCACCGTCGACGGCGTCAGCCACGAGGTGGGCAGCCCGTTCATGGTCATCGCCACCCAGAACCCCGTCGAGCAGGCCGGTACCTACACTCTGCCTGAAGCCCAGCTCGACCGGTTCCTGTTCAAGACCTCGCTCGGCTACCCCGACCACGACACCGCGGTCACCCTGCTGCTCGACTCCTCGAACCGCGCCCGGGATGCCGGCATCACGCCCATCATCGCGTCCAGCTCCGTCGTGACCATGGCCCAACTCGCCTCCGAGGTCTTCGTCGACGCCGCCGTGCTCGGCTATCTCAACGAGATCGTCACGGCCACCCGCACCGACGTCTCCTCCACCCTGGGCGTCAGCATGCGCGGCGCCCTGGCCCTCGCCCGCGCCGCCAAGACCTGGGCGCTGTCCCAGGGACGTACATTCGTCACCCCCGACGACATCCGCGACCTCGCCGTGCCCGTGCTGGCCCACCGCATCATGGTCGACCCCGAGGCCGACTTCGCCGGCGTCACGGCCGAAGAGATCGTCAACCGCATTCTGGTCGAGGTCGCTCCTCCCGCCTTCCGCGCCGCATGA